In Methanocella paludicola SANAE, the sequence GTAAATAAGCTCAGATTGGTATAGACTATCATACCGGAGGCTAAAACGTGAGGGACTGGGACGTCTGGCAAAGACACGAGAATTATAATTCTATCATAGCGTTAGCGTGCGAGCTGCCGAAGGAGACCATCGTAAGGCTCGAGAGCATCGGCCTGGTCGTCGACGACGGAAGTAAAAGCGCCGTTAAGGCCGACCAGCTATTCCTCATTCACGTCAGGGACCTTGATAAAAAGCTCTACTGGAGGAAGTACGACGAGTTCAAGGCGAAGTACAACGAAGAGCCCAGGCCAGTCCACCTCGAGGAGCTGCCGGAGCTCATTATCCGTTTCTTAGGCAACGTGAAGCCGGACCAGTGTATCGCGATCACTGACTTTACGCTGGACCTGCTGGGGAAGCAATAGCATTTATAGTACTTATTTTTCTCTTTAAAGCTTTTTTAGCATTTATTAATATGACTCTTCCGCGGTTTTGGGATGAATATTTTTTTATCCTTTTCTAGTTATGCCGTCGTTGAGTGGTCCAACCACAGAGGCACGGAGCGCACGGGAGTTTCACAGAGTTTTATTTTAATAATTTAAGACTCAGAGGGCTCAGAGGCCGGTTTATTAGTTTGCCTGGGGCACAGAGTTTATTGAGGCTCGGTTGACCAATAAACAATAATGCGGGTTTATCCTCGGCAGTGCCTCTTTCAACTCCGTGCCCCGGGAATGTTATAAACCCGTACTCCGTGGCCTCTGAGCCTCAATTATTAAAAAAATCTCCGTGAAGCTCTGCGCTCTCCGTGCCTCTGTGGTTGGACCACTCAACGACGGCATAACATAAAAACGAGCGAAGGCATCAGCCAAAGCAATATATCACCCCAAAAACGCACAAGAACCATTAATATTTTCAATGTTTATTAAGCCGCAATTCGCTATATCGTTAAATTATTAGACGGTCCTACGGATAAGCATCACGATAATGCCATTATCGACAGCGTTCTCTCCGGTATCTCCGAACGCATTAAGTAAAACAGGATATTGAGATCATTTACCCGAGCGCAGCAGCTTGCCCCTCTCGATGAGCTCCTTGACCTTCTGGCCGCCCTTGTGGCCTATGTCCTCGTAAAAGCTGCCGCCGTAGCGTTCCTTGGTGGTCTCCCCGCCGATCTTTCCGCCCTTGCGGCCGATCTCCTCGTAAAACCCTTCCCCATAACGCGCTTTTGTCTTTTCACCGCCCTTATGGCCGGCTTCCTTGACAGTCATTACTCCTTTGCCTTTATCCGCCATTTCCACACCTCTATGTAATGTCGAAAAAATCTGCCCTTCTGTCGGCTTTATGGATACACGGTAATGTAATTGGCATAGGGCATTCAATTTAACTAACGGATAACACGAGATTGCGCTTGAATTTTATAATATACTATATCCGCCTGACAGTTATGGTAAAAAACGCTTAAATCAATGTATAAAAAGAGGCAGGCTCACATCTTGAGCTCGATGAGGTCGGGAGAGAATCCGTAGCTCACTAAAAGCTTTTTTACTTCTTCCCGGTGGTCGCCCTGTAGCTCGATGCGGCCGTCCTTGATGGTGCCGCCGCAGGCGAATTTGGTCTTCAGCTTCTGGGAGAGTTCCTTGATGTTGACGTTCTTCGTATCGATGCCATCGATGATGGTCGTGATCTTCTTAAAACGCCGTGTGTTGGTATATACGCGAATTTTTTGGTTCTCCTTCGCCAGGTCCTCGCAAATGCAGAGGTCCGTGGGCAATCCACACTTATTGCAAACTTCCATATTATGTTCTCTAATATCACATTTATAAAGGCTGTATAAATATTTTTCATTCTGGGATGAACTTAAAGCCGCAATCTCTTGAAACGTCGTCCCCGTAATCCTCTTCCGGGTAGCGCTTACATATGTCGGGCTTATTATCGTGTATGGCGCACGAGAACGTGCCGTCCTTATTCTCGACGAGGTTTTTGCACGGGTTCCTTATCTGCAATTCCACGTTGCGGCCCTTGAAGTTCTTGATATCGGCCGAGACGCCGACGTGGGACTCCAGCCACCGCAGGTATTCCGTGAACTCGTAGTCGGTCACGCCGCCCACGTGCATGTCTATGCAGAAATCCCTGCAGCAATTCCCGCACTGCTTACAGCTTCCTGTTCGTTTCATTCAGTCTCGCTTCCTCTTTTCCTCGCCCGAGTACACTTTCCTCATCAGGTTCAGCCACCGCCGCCCGTCCTCCATTTTCGCCCTGTTCGCCTCTTCCTTGATGGATGGCTTCGGCATCGGGGCGTTGTAGAGCGTGTCGAGCGCCCGGTCCAGCCCCCTGGCCTCGGCGTACAGCGCCTGTGCCTCGGACTTCGCCATCTCTTCCCGGGAAATGCGATCGATGATCTCGCGGCGCTTACGCTTGACGGCCGATATGACACGGTCGACCTCCGCAATGTCCTCCGGAGTCAGCCGCCCGCGCTTCTTTGACATCTCAAAGACGAATGCCCTGAGAGGTATCCGCCCGCCGTCCGCCTCAAGCTCCGGCGGTATGGTCGCGCCGGCAAAGGCGAACTCCTTATCGAGCTTCAATAACAGGTTCTCCCGCTCGTACTTTGAGAGCTTCTCGTCGCTCATGGCCAGATACTATCTCACCATGACCGGCCTAAAATACTTTTCCGATTATCTTCTGGCCCTGCGCTCGTCGCCCGCGCCCAGCACGCCGCCCTCGCCGCACATCGGGCATGCCCTATCCCGATCCCGGCGCCGGCGCTCGACGGACTGAGCCTCAGGGTCATATTCGACGAGGTCAAAGGCCCTGTCCGCGCCCGAGAGCATGTCCATCAGCTCCTGGACTGCGATAGAGGCCACCGCCTCGTTCACGGGCACGCTTGAAGCCCCAGTGTCCCTGTCAGTAGCGGCCTCTCCGGAGCAACTGCTGCACCCGGTGATGCCGGGCAGGAGCACTCGTACCAGGCCGTACGGGCCGCCATTTTCCGCCTTAATTGCAGTGCGTGCCTCGATGCAGGGTATGAGGTATTTGAGCGATACGTCGGCGACAGCGGCCTTTAGCGCCTCATCCGACCCGCAATAAAATATCACGTCACAGTCCTTAAGATAGCTCCGGGCGCTGCGGGCGACATCGCTGACGTTGAAAGCGTCGATGTCCGCGGATATCTTCCTGAGCATCTTCTGCGCGGCCTTCGCGCGCCGCTTACCCGTTTCCATGCCGGTCACGCCGTCGTCCAGCAGGAGAAAATTCCTTACGCCCTGCCGGGCCAGCATAGAGCATATCTCCAGGCCGATCCCGTCCAGCCCGACAACGGCCACCCTTATGGACCCGGGACATGCGGCGGACGTTATCTCGCAAGAGGAGGCGCTCCGGTGCATGACGGCGTCCTTCATCCCGTTCCTGCCGAGTACGCTTATGCGGGCGCTCTCGGGCATGACGAGAGAGTCGTGGTCGCCGTCGTAGTCGCAGAATGAAAATCCGGCCTCACCGACCACGGCCATGGCAAAGCGCAGCCCGCACGAGCGGAGGAAACGCCCGTTCTCCAGGCCGTTCTCGATGTCGATCCACGAAAAGTTGGGCTCCCTTGAGCCAACATGGGTGTGCACTTCCACCACCAGGTCGCCTTTCAAGGCGGCCTCGGCCAGCACGGCCTCGATGAACTCGGCCCGGGGCGTCACCGTGATGCTGGACTGCTCGAACAGGTCTTCCTTCGCCGGTATGTGGAGCCCTCTCACGAAATAGTCACGATTCTTCCTGTCGGACCGGCTGCCGCAGCGGGCCACGGCATAGCCTTCCCTCGACAGGGATTCGGAAGCTTCGAACGCCTTCCGCATGAGCTCAAAAAGGGGCTGAGAGAAAATAAGCCGGACTGACCGGTCGGCTTTTCGCTGCTTTTTGGACGAGAGTACGCGGAACTTTTGCATGCCCTTCGTGAACGGCCGCCCTACAGTAAAGCGGTCGCCTTCCGATACGTCGATCTCGCCATGGACGATGACGTTCTTTCCGCCTGAGGCTTTTGCGATCGGCCGGCTCTGGTCGCTATGCGTGACCCGCCGTATCTCGGCGGCGCTCGTGCGCTCCGGGACCTGTACTGGCCTGCCGTCGACGTATATAGTGACCATGTGGGCTCGCCCTTCCGCTTATCGTGTTCATTTTTCAATAATTTATATTAGTACTACTATAATATTATATTTTCCGGGGCTGCCCTATGAAGAGAAACATGATGATCCCCGCGATCGCGAGCAGTACGGCGACCACGTATAGCGTAGCGGGAAGCGTCAGGGCGGCCACCATCACACCGCCGGCGAACGGCCCGACGGCGAGGCCCAGCGAAAAGAGCGTGTTATAGATGCCGTAGGCCATGCCGCTTGAATTGCCCCCGCCGTACAGGTCGGAAAGGAGAGGGAGCATGGGCGTGAGAGCAAAGCCCATGGTCATACCCAGCAGCGATAACACGGCTGCAGTCAGTGCGAACGACGGCGTGAGCGCGCACCCCGCCACGACGATCGCCGAAGAGGCTAATCCGGCCGTAATTAACAAGCGCCCCCCATGCAGGTCATAGAGCCGGCCGACGAGGGGCTGTGCGACGATGCTCAGGAGCGACATGGCGCCGAAGGCCAGGCCCACCATGGTCGGGGTGGCGGAGAACACGTCGTACATGTATACGGGCATGAAGGGCTCCAGGATGCCGTACGTGACAGCCCCGATCACGACGGCCAGCGATATGGCGAGGAAGGTCCGGGGCGATCTAAGGTACGGCGCAAGGCGCTCCCGGAACGGCACAGAGGGCGCATGGCCCGATGGCTCGCTGACCGCGAGGAACGCAAGCCCAACGATACATGCCATGACTGACGGTATGATGAACGTGAGCGCGTAGCCAAGGTTATCGTACAATATGCCGCCCATGGTCGGCCCGATCAGCGTGCCGACAGACATCGCCGACATGGCCATCCCCAGGCGTTTGCCCCGCTCCTCAGGGCCGAAAGTGTCCGCCAGCATCGACAGCCCGGCCGACCACGTGGCGGCCCCGGACATGCCCTGGAGCAGCCTTGCCAGAATAAGGACCGCCACGTCGGACGAAAGCGCGAACGCCACGTTCGTGGCGGCCAGGGTGAGCATGCCCAGCATCATGAACGACCTTCTGCCCAGTTGGTCAGAAAGAATACCGAAGGGAATGCTGAATAAAAGCAGCGAGACCGAGAACGCGCCGTATATGGCGCCGATGGTCACCGTGTCGGCCCCGAGCTTCATGGCGTACGAGGGCAGCACCGGTATGACCAGCGTGTAGACCATCATGTCCATGAAGATGGCCGCGGAGACGAGCGCAAATACGAGGTTCTTCCTGCCGGTCATTAGCATTGGGAAATGGCCGGCATGAGATAAATGTTTCCATCCTAGCTTTCGCGCCCGTATTTTGCAATGAACGTGCCGTCGTCCTTTACCTTAAAGTTCATGAAGACGCCGTCCCTGCGGTCGCAGATGACGTACTCGCGGCCCGCATCGTCGTACTTCAGGTATTCGCCCTCGACCAGGATGGCCCTGCCCCCTACGTTCACATCCATACGGTCGCTGTATATGTCCACGGAAACATCGGCGCCCACGGTATCCCTGCCGATGTAGCGCACGCCCCGGTCGGTCACCTCTGTACTGTCGATATGGCCATTAATAGGAGGTAGTATGTAGCTCGCTCTTTTTTGCATAGTTAATGTTGATGTGCGCGTCCTTGTAACGTTATCACGCGCTTTAAACGCTATTTTTTATTTGTTATGTATTCGCCCGTACTCCGATTTTACTATATCGGGCCCAGGCGGAAGAGCAGGTTGAGCAATACGAGGATCCCGAGCAATGAGAGCAAAATTGATGCCACGAGCGCGGTAGAGACGGGGAATTTTTGGCCCGACTCTCTACTCAATTGTCGCTGGAACAGGAAGTACTCGACAATGGCCATGGCCTGCAGGATCATGCCCAGCCCGACGAGCGCCACGCCGAAGTTACGGGGCGCATGGTTCTGTATATTTCCCGTTATCAGGTCTGACTCGACCAGGTACTGGAAGAATTTGAAGATGGTGAAGCCGAAGCTTATCAGCGATAAAGAGGTACGGAACCATGACATCAGCGTGCGGTCGGCGGCCATGCGTGTACGCTCGTAGCCAAGGTCTATGGGCTTCCCGGGATTTGCTGTCTCACCCATATATATCATCTCTATCTCCGTGCCAGCGCATACTAGGGCCTCCCATGGCATCGCTTGTATTTCCGGCCGCTCCCGCATGGGCATGGGTCGTTGCGGCCGACCCTGGCCGCCGTGCCCTCTTCATCCGATAATACCTGCATTACTCCTTCGGCGGGGCGGCCCTGGCGGAGGAGCGAGGCCATTATCTGCATCGGGTGGTTGACGTGCTCGAAGAACATTTTCAGCCCGGGGCAGAGGTAGCTCAGTCCCGGCTCCCCGCTAATGAAGCGATGCTTGGGGCAGTCGCCGTTGCAGGCAAAGCGCACGATGCACTCGCGACACTGGCGGACCAGGTCCGCCTTACGCTGCCCGAACCTGCGCTGGGCCTCCGAGCCCACCAGCCCGGCCAGCGGCTTATCGGCGATATTGCCTAAAAAGTAATCAGGCTCGACGAAGTGGTCGCATGAATATACGTCGCCGTTGTGCTCGAGCGCCACGCCCTCCCCGCAGGTCCGCCGGAAGATGCAGAGCGACGACTGGCCGCTCAGCCAGGCCATCAGCGTGCCGTCGAACTGCTGTACGAACATGCGCCCCACATCGTGGCGTACCCATTCGTCGAAGATATCGATCAAAAATCGGCCGTATTGCTCCGGCAAGACGGAACGTTCTGTGACCTCCCGGCCCTCCTGGAAGCCCCTTTCGCTGACGCGCTCGACCACCGGGATGAACTGGAGATACTCGGCGCCCAGCTCGTCGCGGAAGAAACGGTATACTTCAAGGGGGTGATCGCCATTGGCGGCGTTGACCGTGCATAAGATGTTAAAATCAACCTTATGTTTCTGCATGAGGCGGACGGCGTTCACGACACGGTCGAACGTGGGCCTGCCCGCCCTGTCCACGCGATAGCGGTCGTGCATCTCACGGGGCCCGTCCATGCTCAGGCCGACCAGGAACTTATTTTCGTGCAGGAACTCGCACCACTCGTCGTCGAGCAGGGTGCCGTTGGTCTGTAGCGTGTTCTGGATGATCGTCCCGGGCTTCTGGCATTTTCGCTCGACGTCCATGGAACGCCGGAAAAAGTCCAGGCCCATGAGAGTCGGTTCCCCGCCCTGCCATGCGATCACCACCCCGGGCGTCCGGTGCGCCTCGATGGTCTGCCGTATGTAGCGTTCCATAACGTCGTCGGACATGCGGAAACTATCCCCCGGATAGAGCCGGTCCTTCTTCAGGAAAAAGCAATATGCGCAGGCGAGATTGCACTTCGCGCCCGTCGGCTTGGCCATGACGTGAAAGGCCCCTGGTGGCTCACATGTCGATGACATGAGCCTCCTACTGCCGCGCCATCACGATGCGCATCTCGGCCTCCGCGTCCTTGATCAGCTCGCCGCTGACGTCCACGTCGACCTTATGGATCCTGCCGGTGAACTCGAACGGCGACCGGTAGTCCATCGTTACCGGGGCGCCCGGATCGGCGCCCACGACAATGCCCCCACCCAGGGTCATCCGGATCGGGATGGTGACGGGAATATCAGCCTGCCCGACCAGCCGACCGTCGATATATAGCTGGCCGCGCCCTGGAGTGCCCTTGCCGCCCGGGAGGTCCGGCTTGCCGGTCACCTCGAACTCGTACCGCAGCTGATGGCGGCCCTCTGGCACCGGCTCCCGGGACTCGACGTGGTACAGCACCTTCGAGACGTAATTGTGGACGTAATGCAGCCGGCCGTCCTTGACGTAAAACGTAAATCCACCCTCATCGCTTCCCTGCGAGAGGAGCACGCCCTCGGCACCACCCGGGGGGACATCCACGTCAGCCGTGATACTATGAGAGCGGTTGAGCACGTTGACCGCCTGCTGATCCGGGATCATCTGCGTGCCGGAATAATATGTGTAGTTCATGCGCGGCGGGGCTATCGCCGGGCGCTCGTCCATGAAGCGAAGCGTCCCACGGCTATCGATCGGCAGAACCTTGTACTTGCCCGCTTCGATGTACCACAGGGAGATCATCTCGATCAGCTTGGGCCGATTTTGTGCCGACAGGTCGTGATTCTCTGCGAAGTCCTCCGCCAGATGGTACAGCTCCCAGCCTCGGGCGTCCAGCTCGATCAGCCTCTCGGACGATAGCGGCGCCCCGAAGAACTGGCCGCTTTCGGTGAACGACGGGCCGGGCCAGGGGCAGACGGCGCGCCAGCCGTCATGATATATCGCGCGATGGCCGAACATCTCGAAGTACTGAGTATGGTGCCTGCCCGGAGCATTCGCATCGTCGAAGGTATTGGCCAGGCTCACGCCTTCCAGCGGCGACTGTGTGACGCCCCTAATGGCCGAAGGCGACGCTATCTCGAGCGCTTCCAGCACGGTGGGCACCATGTCGATGGCATGGCTGTACTGCGTGCGGACCTCGCCGCTGGATTTAATCCCTCCTGGCCAGTGTACAATGAAGGGGTCGCTGACGCCGCCCCGGTAGGTCTCGCGCTTCCAGCGGCGGAAGGGAGTGTTGCCGGCCCAGGCCCAGCCCCACGAGTAGTGATTGCTGTACTCGGGACCTCCCAGCTTCTCCATGGCTTTCATGTTTTCCCCCATAGACTCCGGGATGTTGTTGAAGAACCGGCTCAGGTTCACCGAGCCGCCCGGGCCGCCCTCGGAGCTGGCGCCATTGTCCGAGAGCAGCATGATGAGGGTATTATTGAATTCGCCAATGCTGCGGAGGAAATCGAGGAGTCGGCCGATATGGTGGTCGGTATGTTCCAGGAAGCCGGCGAATACCTCCATCATTCGGGCGTAGAGCCTCTTTTCCTCTGACGTGCACTCGTCCCATGGCTTGACGTCGGGGTCATGACGTGAGATCTCGGCGTTCGCTGGGATAATGCCCAGCTCTTTCTGCCTTGCAAAGACTTTTTCCCGATAGGCATCCCAGCCGTCATCAAACCGGCCCTTATATCTGTCCGCCCATTCCCTGGGCACATGGTGGGGAGAATGCATCGCGCCCGTGGCGAAGTACAGGAAGAACGGCTTGTTTGGCGCTACCTGTTTGGCATCGGCGATGAACGAAATGGCCTTATCGACCAGGTCTACAGTCAGGTGATAGCCTTCCTCAGGGGTCTTCGGTGGCTCTACCGTGTGGTTATCGTATACCAGCTCAGGATAATACTGGTTCGATTCCCCGGACATGAAGCCATAGAAGCGCTCGAAGCCCCGTCCCAGGGGCCAGCGGTCGTACGGTCCCGCAGCGGACGACTGGTCGGAGGGCGTCAGATGCCACTTACCCACCGCGTAGGTACTGTAGCCCTGCTGCAATAGAATCTCTGACAGGAAGCCGTTCTCGAACGGGATGTTGCCGTTGCTGCCCGGGAATCCGGTGGAGCCTTCCGTTATGCAGGCCATGGCATTGGAGTGATGGTTGCGGCCGGTAAGCACGCAGGAGCGAGTGGGCGAGCACAGGGCAGTCGTATGCATGTTATTATATCTCAGGCCATTGGCCGCCAGACTGTCGATGTTCGGCGTCCGGATGGGGCTGCCGTAGCAGCCGAGATGGCCGAACCCGGTGTCGTCCAGTATGATGAATAGTACATTCGGCATTCCCTCCCTGGACCTGACGGGCTCCGGCCATGCCGGGGAAGATTCGTCCACCGTACGGCCGATAATGCCGTTAAACGCCGTTCCAGGCTTATATTCCTTCATTGCCATTTTCCCTTCACCTGCTTATACGGTCCTCTCCAGAGTGACGCAGCACTAAAAAATGATTTTATATAAATATATAAATGCGTAATAGATAATTATCCTTAACTTAACGGATAATCATCTTACTGCGCCCTATAAGGGAACGATGAGGCAGGTCGGTCACTATGGCAAACGACATCCTGACGATGATCAAGGTATGTGCGGCTATCAGCGTGTTCACTTTCGTTTTTTCCCGGGGACTGGGCACGCGCATCGATGACCTCGGCTACTTCAGCACGCGATCCGGGCTGATGGCAAGGTCTTTTCTTTCCGTCGATGTCCTGGTCCCGCTCATCACGATCGCGGTCATCTATCTCGTCAGCCCTTCGAGGGCCACGGCTATCGGCCTGATCCTGCTCGCGGCAGCGCCGGTCGCTCCCCTTGTCTCAAAGAACATAGCGAATGCCGGTGGAAAGCTGGACTACGCCATGAGCCTCCAGGTGTTGCTGGCATCGCTGGCGATAGTCACGACGCCCGCCTTGCTATATCTTTTATCCCGCGTTACGGGGATCACTATGAACATCGATCCGATATCAGTGGCAGAGAGCGTCGGGCTCTCCGTGCTCGTGCCCATCCTTGGCGGGGTGTTTGTCAGACGGCTATTCCCGGCCCTGGCTGAACGCCTTATCCGGCCGCTGGAGATCTGCTCGATCGTCGTCCTGGCCCTGGTGTTCATCATCGTCCTGCTGTTCACGTATCAGCTTGTCTTTGTCCCGAATATCCGGTCCTATATAGCCATGGTACTGGTGGTCGTCGGTGCCCTGGCGGCAGGCCACCTGATGGCGCCGGGGCTGCCGGAAGAACAGACGACTCTGGCGCTGGAGAGCGCGGCGCGGAACAGCGGGCTCGCCCTGCTGATAGCCTCGGAATACGCCTCGCTCGAGAGGGCCCTGCCGGTGATGATACCGTACTTACTATTATCCGCAGCCATATGCTTCATTTACATCCGATACCGGAAAATGGGGCATGGTATTACGCGACCTACCCGGTCTGGTTAGGGATCGTCGGGCATTTTTCAATACGCGGGAACATGCGGCTCCCGCTGGCGGCATATCGCATCATTATCAGGTCGCCATGATAAGGGGCCAACGTATGCCTCCTTTTAATGATGGCCCTTTAATCGCCGGGAACATTCTTCATCTGCTCGCTGGCCTTTTCAACGGTGAAACTCGCGGCCTTCTGGCGCGGCGGGAATTCCTTGAACGTCGCCATGAACTCTCCGACGGCCTTCTGCGCAGGTATGACCAGGTACGCGTGGGAGAATAACCAGTCGTAGTAAGTGTTCGAAGTGGTATCCGCGAACTCAAATGGATCGGTGCGCAGGTTGAAAATCTTCGGCACACGTAGGTGGGTGAATGGATTGGCCCAGACGGCTAGAGTCCCCGGGCACCGCTGTTCCAGGAAGACCATTTTCCAATTGTTATAGCGCATGGCGAGTAGATCGCCGTCGTCCGAGAAGTAGAAGAATACGTCGCGGGGCCACTTCTTTTCTTTACCGGCCAGGTAGGGCAGCAGGTTGTATCCGTCGATGTGTACCTTGAATTTTTTCTTGCCCGCCTTATGCCCTTTCTTCAATTTTTCAATGATATCCGGTTCGCCTGCGGCCGCCAGGAAGGTCGGCAGCCAGTCGTGGTGACTGACGATCTCGTTACAGACGCTCCCGGGCTTGATCTTACCGGGCCAGCGCAATAATAACGGCACTCGAAAGGCGCCTTCCCAGCACGTATTCTTCTCGCTGCGGAATGGGGTCGTGCCAGCGTCCGGCCAGGAGTTGCGATGCGGACCGTTATCGGTGCTGTACATGACGATGGTGTTATCCGCGATGTCGAGGTCGTCCAGCTGCTTAAGCAACTGTCCTACGCACCAGTCATGATAGATCATGGCGTCGTGGTACTCGGACTGCCAGAGCCCCGACTTCCCCAGGTAATCGGGCCGGACGTGGGTGCGGAAGTGCATGTGTGTCGTGTTGAACCAGACGAAGAAGGGCTTGCCGTCTTTATGCTGACGCTTGATGAAGTCCTTCGCCGCCTTGAGGAACTCTTCGTCGACCGTCTCCATGCGCTTTTTCGTGAGAGGGCCCGTGTCCTCGATCTTCTGACCCCCGTCCGGCTTCGCCCAGCAATGCAGGACGCCCCGGGGCCCGAAGTTCTTCCTGAAGTCAGGGAAGAGCGATTCCGGAGGATAGTCCCGTTCTTCGGGCTCTTCCTCCGCGTTCAAATGGTACAGGTTGCCGAAGAACTCGTCTAAGCCGTGCATCGTCGGCAGGAACTTATCCTTATCACCGAAATGGTTCTTCCCGAACTGGCCCGTGGCATATCCCAGCGGCTTTAAAAGTTCCGCTATCGTCGGGTCCTCGGCGCTAAGGCCGATTTCCGCGCCCGGCATTCCTACTTTGCTCAGCCCCGTTCGGTAAACGCTCTGCCCCGTGATAAAAGATGAGCGTCCGGCGGTGCAGCTTTGCTCGCCGTAGCTGTCG encodes:
- a CDS encoding arylsulfatase, with the translated sequence MAAKKPNILVIWGDDIGITNLSIYSKGLMGYRTPNIDRIGEEGLLFTDSYGEQSCTAGRSSFITGQSVYRTGLSKVGMPGAEIGLSAEDPTIAELLKPLGYATGQFGKNHFGDKDKFLPTMHGLDEFFGNLYHLNAEEEPEERDYPPESLFPDFRKNFGPRGVLHCWAKPDGGQKIEDTGPLTKKRMETVDEEFLKAAKDFIKRQHKDGKPFFVWFNTTHMHFRTHVRPDYLGKSGLWQSEYHDAMIYHDWCVGQLLKQLDDLDIADNTIVMYSTDNGPHRNSWPDAGTTPFRSEKNTCWEGAFRVPLLLRWPGKIKPGSVCNEIVSHHDWLPTFLAAAGEPDIIEKLKKGHKAGKKKFKVHIDGYNLLPYLAGKEKKWPRDVFFYFSDDGDLLAMRYNNWKMVFLEQRCPGTLAVWANPFTHLRVPKIFNLRTDPFEFADTTSNTYYDWLFSHAYLVIPAQKAVGEFMATFKEFPPRQKAASFTVEKASEQMKNVPGD